The following proteins come from a genomic window of Deltaproteobacteria bacterium:
- a CDS encoding DEAD/DEAH box helicase — translation MQLYPFQEKVCDLILSGRSVILQAPTGSGKTRAALYPFLRAWEHREDFPRKCLYSVPLRVLANQFWEEYTGRRRHFGLTRPMHVTVQTGGRPEDPRLEGNLVFTTIDQTLGNFLNIPYSLSPGQESPPGSAGGCGCGRDKLGDSGRGIVPAADPAQEGCRITALSAPGARGQDGRSAGVSARWWGQENVHGNPKGELTLWT, via the coding sequence ATGCAATTGTATCCATTTCAAGAGAAGGTTTGCGATCTGATCTTATCCGGCAGGTCCGTGATTCTGCAGGCACCAACTGGTTCCGGAAAGACCCGCGCCGCCCTCTATCCTTTCCTCCGGGCCTGGGAGCACCGCGAAGATTTTCCCCGAAAATGTCTCTATTCCGTGCCGCTCCGGGTATTGGCCAACCAGTTCTGGGAGGAATACACGGGCCGGAGGCGCCATTTCGGCCTCACCCGCCCCATGCATGTGACGGTCCAGACCGGCGGCCGCCCCGAGGACCCCCGCCTAGAGGGCAACCTGGTCTTTACCACCATCGACCAGACACTGGGCAATTTTCTCAACATCCCCTACTCTCTCAGCCCGGGCCAGGAAAGCCCTCCGGGAAGCGCTGGGGGATGTGGATGTGGAAGGGATAAGCTGGGAGATTCAGGAAGGGGAATTGTTCCGGCGGCTGATCCGGCCCAGGAGGGATGCCGAATTACTGCCCTATCTGCTCCTGGCGCGCGTGGTCAGGATGGCCGATCAGCGGGCGTCAGCGCACG
- a CDS encoding transposase translates to MVASLTEADKVIEQQHIQVEELTRKLHSSLLNIKMLQHQVDQLLRWVYGRRSEKMDPNQLMFDNLLPDHWQPPPKNEYGLIG, encoded by the coding sequence ATGGTTGCATCGCTTACAGAGGCCGATAAGGTCATCGAACAACAACACATCCAGGTAGAAGAACTCACCAGGAAACTCCATTCTTCCCTGCTTAACATAAAAATGCTCCAGCACCAGGTGGACCAATTACTCAGGTGGGTCTATGGCCGGCGGTCAGAGAAAATGGATCCCAATCAATTGATGTTCGATAACCTGCTCCCGGACCACTGGCAGCCTCCGCCCAAAAATGAATATGGGCTGATTGGATAA
- a CDS encoding PEP-CTERM sorting domain-containing protein produces the protein MGHLFYTELGNKGYYDTDGSKNPNPGSSDYFLQNKGPFENLKPASYWSGVKCSYFAGRAWYLCMQWGDKNSQVYSVEYSGLAVHPGTISAAAVPEPGTILLLGTGLIGLGVMRKKRPNL, from the coding sequence ATGGGACATCTATTTTACACTGAATTGGGAAACAAAGGATATTACGATACAGATGGGTCCAAGAATCCAAATCCAGGGTCATCTGACTATTTTCTCCAAAACAAGGGCCCTTTTGAGAATCTGAAACCTGCCTCATATTGGTCAGGCGTAAAGTGTTCATATTTTGCCGGTCGAGCCTGGTATCTGTGCATGCAGTGGGGAGACAAGAATTCACAAGTATACTCCGTTGAGTACTCAGGGCTAGCTGTCCATCCTGGGACCATATCAGCAGCAGCAGTCCCCGAACCAGGTACTATCTTGCTTCTGGGTACAGGTTTGATCGGACTGGGAGTTATGCGAAAGAAACGACCTAATCTGTAA
- a CDS encoding CDP-alcohol phosphatidyltransferase family protein, whose product MNKMVALRKGRVRFGFKGSHDGRSMTRLKERMEGGSRAGAWTEFMPTDREDYLLQSDRYIALEGKLVSFLTWQKVIQPNHLTYFRFGVGLFLLLFFRHLSYLQIFLLAIVGLLSDFFDGALARAASRKTRLGILIDPLADKFLALTIAFILLERKVLDPVIIVIMLLLEAHVLLIPLISRVRRRKGFLRAGDPFLVVRARQMAAGKIKCFLYGVAFLGLLFAKALSSSFLMAVFEGVLVAGLAVGMVALFIYLHTWWIRDPVSAEMGRSDAGEPEGDRGNYGSGREGYES is encoded by the coding sequence ATGAATAAGATGGTTGCACTTAGAAAGGGGCGGGTGAGGTTCGGTTTTAAGGGAAGCCATGACGGAAGGTCCATGACCAGGTTGAAGGAGAGGATGGAAGGTGGTTCCCGGGCCGGGGCCTGGACGGAATTCATGCCCACGGACCGGGAGGATTACCTGCTCCAGAGTGACCGTTACATCGCCCTGGAAGGGAAACTGGTATCCTTCCTGACCTGGCAGAAGGTGATCCAACCGAACCATTTGACCTATTTCAGGTTCGGCGTCGGATTGTTCCTGCTTCTATTCTTTCGGCATCTCTCTTATCTTCAAATCTTCCTGCTGGCGATCGTGGGATTGCTGTCGGATTTCTTTGACGGTGCCCTGGCGAGGGCGGCATCCAGGAAGACACGCCTGGGAATCCTGATCGATCCCCTGGCCGACAAGTTCCTTGCCCTCACCATCGCCTTTATCCTGCTGGAAAGGAAGGTCCTCGACCCGGTGATCATCGTCATCATGCTTCTCCTGGAGGCCCATGTCCTGCTGATCCCCTTGATTTCCCGGGTAAGGAGGAGGAAAGGATTCCTCCGGGCCGGAGATCCTTTCCTGGTGGTGCGGGCAAGACAGATGGCCGCGGGGAAGATCAAGTGTTTTCTTTACGGCGTGGCCTTTCTGGGGTTACTCTTTGCAAAAGCCCTCTCCTCCTCTTTCCTCATGGCGGTTTTCGAGGGGGTACTCGTGGCGGGACTGGCGGTGGGCATGGTTGCTCTCTTCATATATCTCCACACCTGGTGGATCAGGGATCCGGTGAGCGCTGAAATGGGCCGGTCCGACGCAGGAGAACCGGAAGGTGATCGGGGAAATTATGGATCGGGACGAGAAGGTTACGAAAGTTGA
- a CDS encoding C40 family peptidase, translated as MAGYAVQVGAFSKLENAVRLTASLEDQGMEAYYFRDRDGLYKVRFGNFPTRQEARRTAGHLQWIGILESFYIVSPDESPAARSRILGVGRLREEIVETAEGFLGIPYRWGGSSPGEGFDCSGLTMAVYRLNGLDLPRSSREQFRQGVPVDPGDLSKGDLVFFATSGMHKVSHVGLYAGENRFIHAPGKGKRIRMDSLSHPYYARRFVGARTYLERGIKGRSSKSSGRGPEDPESGS; from the coding sequence ATGGCGGGCTATGCAGTCCAGGTCGGGGCGTTCTCAAAGCTGGAGAACGCCGTTCGCCTTACCGCTTCCCTTGAGGACCAGGGAATGGAGGCCTATTACTTCAGAGACCGGGACGGCCTTTACAAGGTCCGGTTTGGAAATTTCCCCACCCGGCAAGAAGCTCGAAGAACGGCCGGACATTTACAATGGATAGGGATCTTGGAAAGTTTCTATATCGTCAGCCCGGATGAATCCCCGGCGGCGAGATCCCGTATTCTGGGTGTCGGCCGTCTCAGGGAGGAGATCGTTGAGACGGCCGAAGGATTCCTGGGCATTCCCTATCGCTGGGGAGGCTCTTCCCCCGGGGAGGGGTTTGACTGCAGCGGGTTGACCATGGCGGTCTATAGGTTGAACGGCCTGGACCTCCCGCGGTCCTCCCGGGAACAATTCCGCCAAGGCGTTCCCGTGGACCCTGGGGATCTTTCGAAAGGGGACCTCGTGTTTTTCGCGACATCCGGGATGCATAAGGTCTCCCATGTAGGGCTCTACGCGGGGGAGAACCGCTTTATTCATGCGCCGGGGAAGGGAAAGAGGATCCGGATGGACTCCCTTTCCCATCCTTACTATGCAAGGCGTTTCGTGGGCGCCAGGACTTACCTGGAAAGAGGCATAAAGGGGAGATCATCCAAGTCATCGGGGCGAGGACCAGAGGACCCGGAAAGTGGTTCATGA